Within the Mauremys reevesii isolate NIE-2019 linkage group 2, ASM1616193v1, whole genome shotgun sequence genome, the region GGTGAGGCAGCCTGGAGGGGAGAAGCAGGGTGCTGGCGCCATGACCCAGCTGAGGCTGCCGGCACCCTGGGCCATGCCCGCCCCGCTGAGGAGATTTGCCGCCTCATGAGCTGGGGCAAGGTTCCCCTGACAGTGCCGGTGAGCTGGCGGCCTGAGCCGAgacctggggctgccccgccccttccacgcACACCATAGGGGACAGCGCCCTGGCCGACAGAGACCAGGATCTGAGCTCTGAGccagggcctggagctgcccttcTGGGCTAGCAGGGGTGTGAGAGGCCAGCCAGGGCCAAgcaaggggccctgtgctcaggctctgctccctgccctaACCGCACTCCCTGGCATGGCActgccagcccccttcccccccgggGGCTCCCGTTATGGGGTGAGGAGACTTCAGGCTCCTCAGGCTCTCTGCTGAGCACATCAGCCCACCCCAGCCCACAGCGCAGCCTGTCCTGGTGCCACGGGGCACCGTCAGGGTAGCCAATGTTCTAAtggcagaaaaccgaacacccctgccctgccctgaggccccgccccttctctgaggccccgcccccgctcactccatcgctcactctcgcccaccctcactcactccctcgttttcaccaggctggggcaggggtttggggtggtgggaggaggtttggggtgtgggctccaggcggtgctgacctcaggtggctcccgggaagcagcgacatgtccctccagctcctagacGGAGTGGCGGCAAGggagctctgcgcgctgcccccagccctgcaactctcattggctgcagttcctggccaatgggagctgtggagctggtgctcggggcgggagcagcacacagagcctccgTGGCCGTCCCaccgggtagggagcctgccagccccgcaccaACCAGACTTCTAAcagcccggtcagcggtgctgaccagagctgccaaggtcccttttcgaccaggtgttctggtcaaaaactggacacctggcaaacCTTGGCCCCGTTTCCGGGGCCCCTGCAAGCCGGGTGGCAGCTCAGCCATTGCTCTTCCTCCCCTGCCGCACCCAGGCCAGAGCTCCTCACGGGACGAGCAGGGGGCCTGCGCCGTGCTCTCCACCCACCTTAACACCCTGCTGGGTGAGCGGCCCATCCAGCACCGCGAGGTGCAGGGCAACGAGTCCGACGTCTTCATGGAGTACTTCCCCCGCGGCATCAAGTACCAGGTACCGGGGAGGAGCCCACCCCAgatccccaactgccccccagccccggcctgccctgcctgaccctccccagctccagcctgacCTGTCTGACTCCCCCGAACCCAActtgacccccccaaccccagcctgccccatctGACCTCCCCCAACCCCGGCCTCACCCCTCCCCAACACCCAACCCTGGCCTGACCTGTCTGACCCCCTCACCATCACCCCAGGCCTGCCCCGCTTCCCCCCCTTGACCCCTCAACCTGCTCCCTTTGCCATTGGTcagcccccgcctcccctcctccccccccaatccTGACCTGCTCcatctgccccccctcccagctAGTCCCCGTGCTCCCCGCCCGGCTGGTGCTCAGGGcccctctctgtctctgcccCTCAGGAGGGCGGTGTGGAGTCCGCCTTTCACAAAACCCAgtccagccagggctccgggcccATCCGCAAACTCTACCAAGTAAAGGGCAAGAAAAACATCCGGGCCACCGAGCGGGAGCTGAGCTGGGCCAGCTACAACACCGGGGACTGCTTCATCCTGGACCTGGGCGATGTAAGACCGCAccgggggcaggggcatgggcagACACAGGCCTGACTGTGCATGGTGGCATATGTCTGTATTCACAGCCAGGTGTATTGGCCGGGGGGGTGGTGGGTGCATTAGCAcccaggggtggaggggggtcaGCTAGGGTGAGTAGTGGGTGCATTAGTCCCGGGGTTGGGGATGGACTGGCCagtgtgcaggggctgggtgtgcatGGGGCAGGCGGGCAGAGGCGCCGCCAGATGGCGGCGTTGGCATTGCTAGGTGGGTAGCAGGGAGGTTGGCACGTGGGGGGGTGAGGTAGGTAGGCCGGGCGCTGGCGGGTGGCAGTATTGGCATTGCTAGGTGGGTAGCAGGGAGGTTGGCAGGCAGGGGGTGAGGTAGGTAGGCCAGGCGCTGGCGGGCAGGTGGATTTCCATGCATGCCCCTCTCTCCTCTCAGACCATCTACACATGGTGCGGGGAGACATCCAACATCCTGGAGCGCAACAAGGCCCGGGACCTGGCGCTGGCCATCCGGGACAGCGAGCGGCAGGGCAAGGCCCGGGTGGAGATCGTGTCTGAcggggaggagccgcccgagaTGATCCAGGTCTGgccgggcagggctggcggggcCCTTGTTGCTCTGGTCCTGCCAGGGCGGATCCAGGGAGGGCTcggggcatgggggtggggctgggattggggagagggcaggggatgAAGCCCAGCTTGGGGGCAGAGGGAACGGGCTGGagacggggggtggggagggtggcgcTGGGTCTGACGGATTTTCCCTTTCCCTAGGTGCTGGGTCCCAAGCCCGCTCTGAGGCAGGGCAGCCCCGAGGAGGACGTCACGGCAGATCAGAAGAACGCGGGGGCAGCTGCTCTCTATAAGGCAAAGTCTTACCCCGCCCCATCTTCAGAGCTCCTGTACCACCATGAGCAGGACACCCCGCCACGGCCTGGACACAGcagggcaccggggagcagggctggggctgaagtgGGGAGGGTCTAGGGCTGccggctgtgggggtgggggctcggagctggggagcagggctgggggctgcaggctgggggcttgggctgcaggctctggtggTGGGGGCTATGGTgcaggctggggagcagggctgagACTGTGGGGGTGAAGGGGGGCGTGGTGCaagctgagggctggggaggggctaggAGCTGCAGGCTGGGGGGACCGCGGAGCAGGGCTGAGTGCTGGGTGAGGGAGTGTGGAGCAGGGGGTGGCTCCCTGGGCTGAGTTCGGCAGCGTAGGGGGGCAGGCGCTGAAGGGATCCACCTCTCCTTGTCCCCGGCAGGTGTCGGACGCGACGGGGAAGATGAACCTAACCAAGGTGTCCGGGAGCAGCCCCTTCAGCCAGGGCCTGCTCTGCACCGACGACTGCTTCATCCTGGACAACGGCCAGTGCGGCAAGATCTACGTGTGGAAAGGTAACAGCCCCCGGGCACAGGCCCTCCTGCAGGGGGCCAGCTGGCTCTGTGGGATGGGCAGAGACGCACAGCCTGGGTGGTACCAGTGAACCTCATTTGGGgggtgccccagccccacctctcctcccattcactccacccccattcccacctgcagtgcccccagccccacctctcctccccttcaccccacccccattcccaactgcagtgcccccagccccacctctcctccccttcaccccccacccagccccacctcccttcccctttGCAGAACACCCTTTTCCCCTgtggcaagcagcagcagcagctttcagTGTACACACAACTGGCTTTAATGCACTGTGACAGGGGGCACCAGGCAGGGGAGCACCCAGCGGCCTGCAGGGCAGAGCACGGGTGCTGCTGCAGGACCTTACCCAGCCGTCCCGTAGGGATCCAGGCGGCCGAACCCCTTGTCTCTTGCAGGTTCCGCTGTCTCTAGGAAGGGTTGGGCCGGGATTTCCCTGCCGTCCTGCCCATGAGCTCCCCACTGAGCCCTCATCCAGAGCTGGTGTAGCCTCTCTGCCATCTTCCCCTCCGAGGTGTAGCCCGCGCCCACCACCAACAGCCAGGGCTTTGAAAAGCCACCTTAGGGTCCCCTCTGGAGCTACCTTTCAAGGGGTCTGGGTTTTCAGCGGCTCCTGAAAATGTGGAGTGGGGTACAGAGCCAAGCGaagctcctccccgccccccggctaAATccgcaaagggatttaggcacctaactcactgcagtcaatgggagttaggtgctagAATTCCATTCAGGATCTGGGCCTCGTTGCTCTGGAAAATGGCGGCCGTTCTCACAAGTCAGCGATGGCACCTGGCCCACAGGGAGGGTCACTGTCTCAGGCGTCACCGTGTAGCTTTCGGCTCTTGGCCAGTGCTCCCTGTATAGGGCCATGCATCGGCCCAGTGCACTACAGTCAGCACTGCGGGAACGTCACACCCAGTCCCCGGGCAGGCTTCTGGCAGTCCCTCGTGTGCGCTGCCTGCGCGGTAAcgcccctgcctggctgtgcATGCGGGACCACCCTGCTGGCTGGTGAAAGCTCCCAGTCTGCACCTGCCTGGCTGAGCAGAAACTGTTTCACCCAGGGTCCCCTCACGGCTGCCCccacaccagggccgcccagaggattcagggggtttGGGGTCTTCCCACcaccgaactgccgccgaagacccagagcggaagcagcagttttccggggcccccggaccAAGTGaaagaccccgctccaggggccctgaaaaactctcatgggggcccctgcagggcctggggcaaattgccccacttgcccccccctctgggcggccctgccccacgccAGGCCCTGCCTGTCTCTGCTGTCAGGGCAGCTGGCAGGCTTCTCCGTTCCATGCTTGGTGCCCAAGGAAACTCGGggaccaccctcctcccccactgacccatcttccctccccagaccccagagGTCTGAAAGCCCCTCTCCGTGTCTCAGGGGCTCTGGTGGGTAGGAATTCCCCAGAACGGGGCAGAAGACTCCCcgctttcttcccctccccaggcctagTGCCCTGCTTATTCCCCACCACCCCCCTCGGGAAGCAGACTCCACACCAGACAGGCCACACAAGGGCATTTCCCGCTCTCTCTGTGCCCCGAGCTCCGCCCCCATGGCTGGCGGGGCTGATCCCCCTACTGGCCAGAGCTCACGGCCCGGTGGTGGGGGACAAATGGAGGCACCGCAGCTGTGTTCTCACTGCCCAGCCATGCTGCCAActtcccctgccctctgcctgcaTGGGCGTTCCCCAATAGCAGCCCTCCGCCCTCTTGGGCTTCCTGCTTCGGCTGAGCAACCCCACTGCGGTTTGAGCCCCTGGGCTGAGTCCCCAGCAAGGGAGCCAGGGTGATCTGCACACAGGGATCctgccagccctggcctggccctgctccctcccccaggaGCTCCTTCCCAACTGGCCTGTTCTCCATCCCAGGCCCTGCCATCTGCATCTGCCCCACAGTCACTCTGCCCAGGGTTAGCACCAGACCCTGGGCACCTCCCCCAGTGCCAGGGGTGCTCAGCGGAGCACTCAGCCCTGTCCCCACAGACTTGTCCCCTCTGTGCGGGGGATCGGCTGCCCTGACGCgtccctccctcccgcccagGTCGCAAAGCCAACCAGCAGGAACGGGAGGCAGCCCTGAAAGTGGCTGAGGATTTCATCTCCCGTATGAAGTACTCCCCAAAGACCCAGGTGAGTGAACACAGGGCCCTGGCGGGctcctgtggggggtggggaagggaaatggggagGTGATGGGGGGCTCCctgccagtagggtgaccagataccaagtgtgaaaaattgggacagagtgtgtgtgtgtgtgtgtggggggggggtaataggtgccaatATCAGAAAAAGCCCATAatatcggaactgtccctataaaatcaggacatctctGGGCGTCTCTGGGCCTTTTCCTGGCTCTccgccccagcctggcttcccccCACAGAGAGCACAGAGATGGTTCCCAAGGCCCTTCACCCCAAGGCAGATCTCTCCTCCCACGCAAGGAGGGTGTCTTGGGACCCCACCATGCCCCACACCTCATGCTAGGAGCACGAGATTCTCCCCACCTCACCAGTCTCTGTCCCCCTGTCGGCTGCAGGTGGAGATCCTGCCCCAGGGCCGTGAGAGTCCCCTCTTCAAGCAGTTCTTCGCGAGCTGGAAGTGAACCCGGGGCCTGCCCCGAGGCTGCCCAGCGCTGCTTTGTCTCCAGGCCTACCCTCCGCTCTGTAGCCACCAGGCATCTCATTAAATGACCTGCACGGGGACCCGTCTGCCTCCTCCCCTCGACCGGGGCGGCCGCGGCCTTTGTTCTGCCCTCgtgtgggggtggagagagatTTGGAAGGGCAGGGCCCGGAACTGGGCACGGCGCCATtttccccctcagccccagcgcCAAGCAGCGATGGCAGCTCCTGGCCTCTAGGAGTATGTGCGCCAGTCCAGACCTGAGACGCGACAGCCGTCCACGGGGAGGGACGTGGGGAACGAGGGTCACCAAGCGAGGGATCGGATGGCTGGGGGCGTCTCCCAGGCACTGACGCTGAAGGAGCTAACGTAGCATCTCCTGGCTGGGCAGAGGCTGAGCAGGGTGGCAGCCGCATGCCAGAGAGATCCTGCAAGGTGGGGACGGCGGGAGGCCACGGCTGCTCAGCAGATCCAGGCTAAGGCggggatggagagagaggccAGGCCCTGGGGAACTCATGCGGGAGTTGGGGCAGGGTTTAGCTGAGTCCAGCTACATTCTGTTGCTGTGGGAGGCtgcccagggcaggagccagcGATCGGAGGCCATAGGGCTCCCTGCTCTAGAGCTGCCCCTTGCAGCCTGGGGGCCTCTCTCTGAACAGGGCCAGTGCTTCAGAGTGGGGAGCCTTGCTATGGGGCCAGGGACTCATAGCCTGGGGCACAAGCCTGGTTCTAACAGAAGTGCTGGCTGGAGGCTGCTCCCTCTCTGGGCCTCACGCGGCTGTGGCCAGCCTCCGGCCCCGGGGATGTGGACGGGGGTGTGAACGCACTGGCCCAGCAGGGCTCGGGCCGGGCAAGAGAAGCACTGAGCAGATACAGTCCCCGGGGCCCCTTTGACCTGCCACCTCACAGGAGGGCCAGGGGAAGGAAATCCCCTTTGGGCAGCAGGGTGAAGGGCCAGGCGGCAGCGGCTGCTCGGGGCTCCTGGGTCATTTGGGCACAGTGGGGCTGTTTGCCCAGCACCACAGTGGGGCCAACAGCTTCATGGGACTCGGAGAAGGCCCCAGAGGAagcgggagggaagggaggagggggctaGCAGTGCTCGTGGGGCAGGACTTTCTCTCGCTGCCGGGGGGACATGGCCCCTGGGTGCTGACCGCCACCACCAGAGcacagggctggctgggagctggcaggacgtggggcaggcccaggccccgGGGCACCTGGCATATAATTTAGCTTCCTGGTCTGCATGCTAAGATGGAGTGGAgcatccaccccttccctcccctcctgctcctctcccccgcccATGTCAGCGCTGGAGGGACCTGAGGCAAGGTGGAGTGtagaggggaggagctggggcaatCGTcagagagtgggggtggggggtcagggaGATGGGGACACAGAAGTTGAGGGGACAGCGCTGGGGTAATGGAGGGGGAAGTCAGGGTGACAGAGAGCTGGTGCCCCGCGGCAAGAGCTGGCATCATAGCAAGTGGATCACGGAGGGCCCATCACCCGGCCCCCTGACACCCGCAGGACACAGGGCCATGGCACTGAGGCCAGGCCCTGGCTGGCGCTGGCCCATCCAAGCGCCCTCCTGCCCAGCCATGGGGGGCTGGAGGCCGTTAGTGCTTGTCCCTTTCCCGAAGCGAAAGGAGGTGGCCTatgctcctgccccagcagacAGTTAGCGAGCACAGGACAGGCTGGCCAAGCCCATCCTGGCCACTCACGTGGGGACCCGTCCCATGCCGCTGCCCACAGACAGAGCACTGCGGGTTGTCCCTGGGAAAGCCCTGACTCGTGGGTATTCAGGGTGCCCAGGCCTCAAACCTCTGCAGATTCCCTGCACTGGTACCCAGCCTGCAGGGCCGACCTTTCTGGGATGAGGGGTCCCCCATCAGcaccctggcctggcctgctgcCTCCAGAGTTAGTCTGCAGGGCGTGAGCGGCCCCGGCTGGCAGCCTAGCCAAgcccccgcagcagcagcagcagcgctgccAGCGTCCAACCGAGCGTGGCAGGTGAGGCCGAGCTGGGGCAAACGCAACGCTCCACCTCCAGCGGGGGGCCCCGCCAGTCCGGCTGCAGCTTGGCTCCCGTGGGGGGACTGGTGGGGGCACTCAGCGGTGGGTAGAGCTCCCCCGTGCAGTCCAGCCAGTCCCTGGCAATAGAGCGAGGGTAACCCGTCTCCAGCTTGAGGCTGTGCCGCTCCAACTTCCAGTACTGCCTGCCCTTGAAGGCGTAGACCTCTCCTGCGGGGAGACAGGCATCACAAGCACATCAGGGCTCTGCGAGCGGCtaaaggctgggggagagggcacAAGGGGTCCCCTTTAACACACAGGAACTGGggggctggagacagagcagggAGTCTACAGGGCACAGGGGTGTACCCTTTactgcagggtggggggcagagcgaCAGGTTGGGGAGTCTCCATGGGACACAGGGGGGTCCCCTTTCACACGCAGGAACTGAGGGGCTAAATCACCACGAGGCAGGGGGCCGGAGCAGGGGGGGCGACTCACCGTCACTCCCACTCAGCATGTTGTCcacaggggtggggagctgccccccGAGCACGGTGTGGGTGGGAGACCCCTCGTCCATGCGCCCCGCAGCCTCGTCGTAGGACCACTGCAGCCCGCCCTTGAAGAAGTAAGTTTTCCGGTCGTGAGGCCACGAGAAGGCGGCGTCCACTCCCCCCTGGGGCAGGCCGAAGTCCGTGACGGGGCGCGGATACCCTTCCTCCACACCGTTGTCCTTAAACACCCAGTAGAGGGgccctgggggagagaggggggcggTGAGCGGGTGCCAGGCAGCCTGGCGCTGAAGGGAGCAGCCGGGGCACAGGAGACAGCTGGGGGACCCGCCCCATTCCCCTGTAGAGGCCTCTCTGCGCAGCTCTGAACCCCAGGAGAAGATGAGATGCAGGGGGATCATTTGTGGTGGTCTTGCAGCCCCACCCAAGGGTACCCAATGTGTGCTGCCAGGGGGTGGCTGGGCCTGCAAGGGCGGCATGAAGGTGCGTTCCACCCCCAGGGTGCAGGACGGCTCCTCACCATGCCCCGTCTGGCCCTGTGGTCCCCGTCACTCTTGCTGCCCCGTGCCCCCAGCTCTCACCACTGAAGAAGAGGATCCGATGGTCCGTGTGCCTCTCGTAAACAGCGTCCACTTTGCCCAGGCTGCGGGGCAGGCCTCGCCAGAAAGCCGCACTCAGGGCGGGGCGCAGGGAAGTGAGGTGCCGGCCGTGGGTCAGACGCCAGAAGTACTGACCTGGCTCAGGGGGGAGACAGGAGGTTAAGTGGCTGCCCCCTGTGCCCAGCGGCATCAGTCTGGGAGAGCGGATGCCACAGCTGGGCCCCCCATTCAAGGAAAGCCCCCAGCAGTGCAGCGCTGAGGGACCCAGGTGAGAGCTGGGCCCCAGGCCAGCCATGGTTTGGCCAGGCACGGCCAGTGCCCAGAGTGGAATCTGGCGCAGCCCCTCGAGCACGGGTGTTGCGTGGGGGCAGCTGCAGGGCTGCTAGGGTGGCTGAGCAGATCCTCTCAGCCAGGGACAGACTCAGCCCCCTGGTCCCCCTGACAGCCCCTTGCCCCTTAGGAAAAGCCTCTCCCAAGCCAGGGGCACGAGGAGGAGGGGCCGCCCCCTGGAGCTGAGAGACAAGGGGCCTTTTCCTGCCTACATCTGGGAGCTGTGGAAGGCCTGGGGCATGGAGACAGCACAGGGCTGCCAGGCGTATGGGGCTATTGGCACAGCAGCCAGGCCGAGGGCCCCACGGGGCGAGGGCTGGGGGCCCCGAGAGAACAGGGAGGGAAGGGGCGGGTCTGGCAGCACAGGCGGGGAGGGCAGGGACACAAGAGAACCTCCaccctgtctctccccacactcGCCAGGATGccttccccacagcaccccatccACATCCCACCCAGGCAGCGCTGCCCCCCAGCCTTGGAgcatgccccctgctggaggttGTGCCCCTACAGGCCCAGCCCTCAGCTTTCACCTGAGGAGCTGCTGCCTGCCACAGGGCaaagaggcagctggtcctacaGGCGCCGGggtccccttccccccatggGACAGAGGGAGCCGGCCAGTCCCACACAGAGTGAAATGGGCCGACCCCCCACATGCAGGGACAGACCTTTGAAAAAGAAGGTTTCCCCGCGGATCTGGGCGACGGCATCAATGCTGGAGGAGCAGCGATCCGGGAACTCCTTCTCCGACCTGCCACGGAAGCGGGGAGCGCGTCAGCAGCACACAGTTGGCTCCCCTCCTGTCCTCCCACGGCGCCCGGGGGCTGGGCAGAAACCTCTGCCCGCAGGCAGAGCCATGGAAATACCCCCAGCCTGGCAGAGAGCCTGGGGCTGAGACTGTACCTGCGTCGGGTCGCCCCACAGGGCCCCACACGTGCTCTGCACCTCGCTAGCCCCACTCCCACCTGACAGCATGACTACAAACCCCACAGGGGACTAGGTTTGCCAGACAgagtcagacccaaggtccatctaacccagtgtcCTGAGGTGTAGGAATCCCGCAGTTGCAGGTGGGGGACAATCTGTCCCCCACTTTAGGTCTCCAGTCGTTAGAGATGGGCATGTATATGAGGCCGTCCAAAAATGTTGTCATCCTTAACTGTGATAACTCTTGAGAGTCCAGTTTATCCACAGAAACACCCAGTCCCTGCTGGATTCCAGCTGAGTTCTTGGCCTcactgacatcttgtggcaatgagttccacaggctcacCACACTGTGTGAAGGCGTTTTttcccctgcagcagggctgaATTCCCCACCTTTCAATTCCACTGAACGTCCCCCtgctctaggacaggggtggccaacctgaccctgagaaggagccagaatttaccaatgtacattgccagagagccacagtaatacgtcagcagcccctcatcagccccccccaccccgctcccagcatctcccacccacaggcagccctgctgatcagcgcctcccgctccctccccacacctcccaatcagctgtttcgtgatGTGCAGGcggctctgggggagagggggaggagcgaagggcgggaaggggggagtgg harbors:
- the CAPG gene encoding macrophage-capping protein, with product MYTAIPKSGSPFDASVNQPGLHIWRVEKMKPVPVPAESKGIFYSGDSYLVLHNGPEEQANLHIWIGQSSSRDEQGACAVLSTHLNTLLGERPIQHREVQGNESDVFMEYFPRGIKYQEGGVESAFHKTQSSQGSGPIRKLYQVKGKKNIRATERELSWASYNTGDCFILDLGDTIYTWCGETSNILERNKARDLALAIRDSERQGKARVEIVSDGEEPPEMIQVLGPKPALRQGSPEEDVTADQKNAGAAALYKVSDATGKMNLTKVSGSSPFSQGLLCTDDCFILDNGQCGKIYVWKGRKANQQEREAALKVAEDFISRMKYSPKTQVEILPQGRESPLFKQFFASWK